From Streptomyces zhihengii, the proteins below share one genomic window:
- a CDS encoding ABC transporter permease, translating to MASVPAVLTSEWTKIRTVASTTWTLICAFAVTLAMGAALSALMNSTFDDLNEAERLTFDPTLISFSGMILGQLAMVVFGVLVVGTEYSSGMIRTSLAAVPQRATFLFSKIAVAGLLALVVGLVTSFLTFFVGQALLGGHRTTIGDENVLRAVFGGGLYMGLIAVFSMGVAAMLRSSMLSLGILMPFFFLVSQILGAVPGAKEVARYFPDQAGAKIMQVVPNALNSDAAPYGPWGGLGIMLLWVAASLIGGYLVLKKRDA from the coding sequence CGTACCGTCGCGTCGACGACCTGGACGCTGATCTGCGCGTTCGCCGTGACGCTGGCCATGGGCGCGGCGCTGAGCGCCCTGATGAACTCCACCTTCGACGACCTCAACGAGGCCGAGCGGCTCACCTTCGACCCGACGCTGATCAGCTTCTCGGGGATGATCCTCGGCCAGCTCGCCATGGTCGTCTTCGGCGTGCTGGTCGTCGGCACCGAGTACAGCTCCGGCATGATCCGCACCTCGCTCGCCGCCGTGCCGCAGCGGGCCACCTTCCTGTTCAGCAAGATCGCGGTGGCCGGACTGCTGGCGCTGGTGGTCGGCCTGGTCACCAGCTTCCTGACCTTCTTCGTGGGCCAGGCGCTGCTGGGCGGGCACCGCACCACCATCGGTGACGAGAACGTGCTGCGGGCGGTGTTCGGCGGCGGCCTGTACATGGGCCTGATCGCGGTCTTCTCGATGGGTGTCGCGGCGATGCTGCGCAGCTCGATGCTGTCGCTCGGCATCCTGATGCCGTTCTTCTTCCTGGTGTCGCAGATCCTCGGTGCCGTCCCCGGCGCCAAGGAGGTGGCGCGCTACTTCCCCGACCAGGCGGGCGCCAAGATCATGCAGGTCGTGCCGAACGCCCTGAACAGCGACGCGGCGCCGTACGGCCCCTGGGGCGGGCTCGGCATCATGCTGCTGTGGGTGGCGGCCTCCCTGATCGGCGGCTACCTGGTCCTCAAGAAGCGCGACGCCTGA
- a CDS encoding ABC transporter ATP-binding protein, translating into MIEAVGLTKRYGAKTAVYNLSFQVRPGAVTGFLGPNGAGKSTTMRMILGLDTPTSGQVTISGRPYRRLPNAPRQVGALLDAKAVHGGRSARNHLLSLAQLSGIPARRVDEVLGVVGLQDVAKRRSGGFSLGMGQRLGIAAALLGDPQVLLFDEPVNGLDPEGILWVRNLMKQLAAEGRTVFVSSHLMSEMALTADHLIVIGRGQLMADMSVKDFISHNSADFARVRTPQPEPQQREKLSAALTEAGGQVMPEPDGALRVTGLALPRISDVAHEAGVRLWELSPHQASLEEAYMRMTQGAVDYRSTDDQKAGLMQQPPMGYVPPQQIPEVPQQGWYAPPAPGQNPYATPAPGAPAQPAPQAPAAPPAAPPAAPPAAPADLTKPEDAR; encoded by the coding sequence ATGATCGAGGCAGTCGGCCTGACGAAGCGCTACGGCGCCAAGACGGCCGTGTACAACCTTTCCTTCCAGGTGCGGCCGGGTGCCGTGACCGGCTTTCTCGGACCCAACGGCGCCGGCAAGTCCACGACCATGCGGATGATCCTCGGCCTGGACACCCCGACCTCGGGCCAGGTCACCATCAGCGGACGTCCGTACCGCCGGCTCCCCAACGCCCCCCGGCAGGTCGGCGCGCTGCTGGACGCCAAGGCGGTCCACGGCGGACGCAGCGCCCGCAACCACCTGCTGTCGCTCGCGCAGCTCTCCGGCATCCCGGCGCGCCGCGTCGACGAGGTGCTCGGGGTCGTCGGCCTCCAGGACGTCGCCAAGCGGCGTTCCGGCGGCTTCTCGCTCGGTATGGGCCAGCGCCTGGGCATCGCCGCGGCGCTGCTCGGCGACCCGCAGGTGCTGCTCTTCGACGAGCCGGTCAACGGCCTCGACCCCGAGGGCATCCTCTGGGTGCGCAACCTGATGAAGCAGCTCGCCGCCGAGGGCCGGACCGTCTTCGTCTCCTCGCACCTGATGAGCGAGATGGCCCTGACGGCGGACCATCTGATCGTCATCGGCCGCGGCCAGCTCATGGCGGACATGAGCGTCAAGGACTTCATCTCGCACAACTCGGCGGACTTCGCCCGGGTGCGCACCCCGCAGCCGGAGCCGCAGCAGCGCGAGAAGCTGTCCGCCGCGCTGACCGAGGCCGGCGGCCAGGTCATGCCCGAGCCCGACGGGGCGCTGCGGGTCACGGGGCTCGCCCTGCCGCGCATCAGCGACGTGGCGCACGAGGCCGGTGTGCGGCTGTGGGAGCTGTCGCCGCACCAGGCGTCGCTGGAGGAGGCGTACATGCGGATGACGCAGGGCGCCGTGGACTACCGCTCCACCGACGACCAGAAGGCGGGGCTGATGCAGCAGCCGCCCATGGGCTACGTGCCGCCGCAGCAGATCCCCGAGGTGCCCCAGCAGGGCTGGTACGCCCCGCCGGCGCCCGGCCAGAACCCGTACGCGACCCCCGCGCCGGGCGCTCCGGCACAGCCCGCCCCGCAGGCTCCCGCCGCACCGCCCGCCGCTCCCCCGGCGGCTCCGCCCGCCGCGCCCGCCGACCTGACCAAGCCCGAGGACGCCCGATGA
- a CDS encoding ABC transporter permease: MTTSYHQPGAPAYASPIPIRGAHLGDALTSEWTKIRSVRSTMWTLGVMILLMVGIGLGVAALISAAGDSAGMGEESALALGFFGLLPGSICVVTLGVLTITSEYGTGMIRTTLTACPSRGRVLAAKAVVFFVIVFVLTTVVATLVAVMQHAIVDAAEPKGGEWLRATVGVGLFVGALGLVSLGVGGMIRHSAGAITTMIGVILMPLVAAMFMFSENLADLQEFLLEYAIPSQLIGIYGEAASGGSSGPLGWTPVAIMAGLAVASLGGAFAVMSSRDV; this comes from the coding sequence ATGACCACCTCCTACCACCAGCCGGGCGCTCCCGCGTACGCCTCGCCCATCCCGATCCGCGGCGCACACCTCGGCGACGCGCTCACCTCCGAGTGGACCAAGATCCGTTCGGTGCGCTCCACCATGTGGACGCTGGGCGTGATGATCCTGCTCATGGTCGGCATCGGCCTCGGTGTCGCCGCGCTCATCTCCGCAGCGGGCGACTCCGCCGGCATGGGCGAGGAGTCCGCGCTCGCCCTGGGCTTCTTCGGTCTGCTGCCCGGCTCGATCTGCGTGGTGACCCTCGGCGTGCTCACCATCACCTCGGAGTACGGCACCGGCATGATCCGGACGACGCTGACGGCCTGCCCCAGCCGGGGCCGGGTGCTGGCGGCGAAGGCGGTCGTCTTCTTCGTGATCGTCTTCGTGCTCACCACCGTGGTGGCCACCCTCGTCGCGGTCATGCAGCACGCGATCGTGGACGCCGCCGAGCCGAAGGGCGGCGAGTGGCTGCGGGCCACGGTGGGCGTCGGTCTGTTCGTCGGGGCGCTCGGTCTGGTCTCGCTCGGCGTGGGCGGCATGATCCGGCACTCGGCGGGCGCGATCACGACCATGATCGGCGTCATCCTGATGCCGCTGGTCGCCGCGATGTTCATGTTCTCGGAGAACCTCGCCGACCTCCAGGAGTTCCTGCTGGAGTACGCGATCCCGAGTCAGCTCATCGGGATCTACGGCGAGGCCGCGTCGGGCGGTTCGTCGGGCCCGCTGGGCTGGACGCCGGTCGCCATCATGGCGGGCCTCGCCGTGGCCTCGCTCGGCGGCGCCTTCGCGGTGATGAGCAGCCGCGACGTCTGA
- a CDS encoding ATP/GTP-binding protein, producing the protein MSPRRNRPRGGDNPTDRGDESGGRYGGFGRSESWQGEDWSVRHVAGASAAGKSYRCPGCDQEIPSGVPHVVAWPEHGGVDDRRHWHKACWNAKDRRTTKVQRSRNAPRH; encoded by the coding sequence GTGTCCCCGCGCCGCAACCGCCCCCGTGGCGGCGACAACCCGACCGACCGAGGCGACGAGAGCGGCGGTCGGTACGGCGGCTTCGGGCGCAGCGAGTCCTGGCAGGGCGAGGACTGGTCGGTGCGGCACGTCGCCGGAGCGAGCGCGGCGGGCAAGTCGTACCGCTGCCCCGGCTGCGACCAGGAGATCCCCTCCGGCGTCCCGCACGTGGTGGCCTGGCCCGAGCACGGCGGGGTGGACGACCGGCGTCACTGGCACAAGGCCTGCTGGAACGCGAAGGACCGCCGCACCACCAAGGTGCAGCGGTCCCGGAACGCGCCCCGGCACTGA
- a CDS encoding LLM class flavin-dependent oxidoreductase, which yields MRVGTFVLAAQFPGQGQGETLHRAVRSAEVAEESGLDSVWLAEHHFVPYGVCPSAVTLAALLLGRTRRIRVGTAVSVLPTAHPVALGEQTALLHLTSGGRFTLGVGRGGPWVDLEVFGSGLPAYEHGFPESLDLLLRWLREARVGADGERYAFREVAVVPRPAERIDGPDGGPEVVVACTSPKSVKLAAERGLPMLLGMHCPDEEKARMVGLWRDHALAAGRTPEEVAAAGHVSAGVVQIADGASEARETLVKAMPGWLKQGLDAHVTVDGRHRAMRDPVAYTEMLCSLHPVGPPRLAADRLAATAERTGITRFALLAEGSGDLAATEENVRRLGTEVLPRLV from the coding sequence ATGCGCGTTGGCACTTTCGTACTGGCGGCCCAGTTCCCCGGCCAGGGACAGGGGGAGACACTGCACCGCGCGGTGCGGTCGGCCGAGGTGGCCGAGGAGTCCGGGCTGGACTCCGTCTGGCTGGCGGAACACCACTTCGTACCGTACGGGGTCTGCCCGTCCGCCGTGACGCTCGCGGCACTGCTGCTCGGCCGCACCCGCCGGATCCGCGTGGGCACGGCGGTGAGCGTGCTGCCGACCGCGCACCCGGTGGCACTCGGCGAGCAGACCGCGCTGCTCCATCTGACCTCGGGCGGCAGGTTCACCCTCGGTGTGGGGCGCGGTGGCCCCTGGGTCGATCTGGAGGTCTTCGGCTCCGGACTCCCGGCGTACGAACACGGGTTCCCGGAATCGCTCGATCTGCTGCTGCGCTGGCTGCGCGAAGCGCGTGTCGGCGCGGACGGCGAGCGGTACGCCTTCCGGGAGGTCGCGGTCGTCCCGCGTCCCGCCGAGCGGATCGACGGCCCGGACGGCGGACCCGAGGTGGTCGTCGCCTGCACCTCCCCGAAGAGCGTGAAGCTCGCCGCGGAGCGGGGGCTGCCGATGCTGCTGGGCATGCACTGCCCGGACGAGGAGAAGGCCCGGATGGTCGGCCTGTGGCGCGACCACGCGCTCGCGGCGGGCCGCACGCCGGAGGAGGTCGCCGCGGCGGGCCATGTGTCGGCCGGCGTGGTCCAGATCGCCGACGGCGCGTCCGAGGCGCGGGAGACGCTGGTCAAGGCGATGCCGGGCTGGCTGAAGCAGGGGCTCGACGCCCATGTCACCGTGGACGGCCGGCACCGCGCGATGCGCGACCCCGTCGCCTACACGGAGATGCTCTGCTCGCTGCACCCGGTGGGGCCCCCGCGGCTCGCGGCGGACCGGCTGGCCGCGACGGCGGAGCGCACCGGCATCACCCGCTTCGCCCTCCTCGCGGAGGGGTCCGGCGACCTCGCGGCCACCGAGGAGAACGTACGGCGCCTGGGGACCGAGGTGCTGCCCCGGCTCGTCTGA
- a CDS encoding SCO5389 family protein, with the protein MSLDVSPALLEQAERGEVDEAAFVDCVRTSLPFAWEMISSLVAQLKVDGGDFADNQTPPPNEQARGQLLRALASDAIRGALQRHFGVRLAFQNCHRVAVFPLDSSADERLARFTSVRGQLLNQSPQLRDC; encoded by the coding sequence ATGTCGCTCGACGTCTCACCGGCTCTGTTGGAACAGGCCGAGCGAGGCGAGGTCGACGAAGCAGCCTTCGTCGACTGCGTCCGGACCTCCCTGCCCTTCGCATGGGAGATGATCAGTTCTCTGGTGGCTCAGCTGAAGGTGGACGGCGGGGACTTCGCCGACAACCAGACGCCGCCGCCCAACGAGCAGGCACGTGGTCAGCTGCTGCGCGCGCTCGCGAGTGACGCCATTCGCGGGGCGCTCCAGCGGCACTTCGGTGTGCGTCTGGCCTTCCAGAACTGCCACCGTGTCGCGGTGTTCCCGCTGGACTCCTCGGCGGACGAGCGGCTCGCCCGCTTCACCTCCGTACGGGGACAGCTTCTCAACCAGTCCCCTCAACTGCGCGACTGCTGA